A single region of the Candidatus Gracilibacteria bacterium genome encodes:
- a CDS encoding MarR family transcriptional regulator: protein MGKKVQAFKNIGGQIGGQISDTQQAILNLIFENNKITRKKIAESLEINKLAIQKNLNKFKQLGLIERMGSDYGGYGQVGQ from the coding sequence ATGGGGAAAAAAGTTCAAGCTTTTAAAAACATTGGTGGTCAGATAGGTGGTCAGATATCAGATACACAACAAGCAATTCTAAATTTGATATTCGAGAACAATAAAATTACCAGAAAAAAAATAGCAGAAAGTTTAGAAATTAATAAATTAGCTATACAAAAAAATTTAAATAAGTTTAAGCAACTTGGCTTAATTGAAAGAATGGGATCTGACTATG